GGATACGCGGCTGTGACGACCAGACACGGAGAAGTCGAGCTGTGGGTGTGGTACGGATGACAGACGAACACCGAGTCGGGGGGATTTCCCCGGACGAACGCGGACAGTTGGTGCTCGTCGCGGCGGCCGTGATCGCGCTGGCGCTGGTTCCGATGGCGTTTGCGTACCTGCAGCTCGGCTATCACGGCGACGTCGGCACCGACGTCGAACCGGCTACCGAGCTCGCCGACGCCGAACGATCGCTGGAGCGGGCGGTCGAACACGCCAGCGTGGAGATCGATGGCGAGTACGACTGGGATCGGCGGGAGGCCGGGGTCGACGCGTTCCAGGACGTGCTCGACGACGACATCGACACGATCGAACGGCTGGGACACGCCGAGGGCGTGGTGATCGAGATCGTCAACGGTGCGGAGCCGGCCGCGACGTGGCGGGAGGGGACCTGCCCGTCCGGCCCGATGCGCTCGTTCGGCCCCTGTGAGCTGATCGACAACGTCGTCGTTCAGGAGCGGGCCGGAGAGACCGCGGTGCTCGCGGCGGGGTTCGAACTGCGACTCGCTACACCGGACGACCAAGCGACGGTGGAGGTGGTCGTGGTCATCTTCGAGTGAGTCGACCGAACTACCGGTCGTCTGCGAACTCCTCGGTGAACCCCCACTCGTCGGCTCGACGTTTCGCCTCCGCCCGCGCTTCCTCCTGGATCGCCGCCACGCGCTCCTCGTCGGCCAGAAACGACTCGAGCGGATCCGCTTTCCCGTCCGACTCCCCGACGTCGGGTGCCTGTCGTCGGGTCGCCCCAGCGAGGTCGGCGTCCCTGGCCAGCTGTTCCGCCGGGGCACCCGGCGGGACGCGGAAGGCGTCGGCGCCGTCGGCCCCGTGGAGCGAGCTGATCGCCTCCGGATCGGTCGCGTACCGTTCGACTCGGTAGGGTCCCGGATCAGCGAGCCGGGCGAGCGCCCGGGATCCCCGTTCGTCGGCGGCGACATCGTACACGAGCGTCGGGACGCCGTCCTCGAGCGTGAGCACGCCGTGGACGTCGCCGTCGAGCAACAGCGTCTCCTGCGGTTCCAGGAGGACGTATCCGGTGAGTGCTTCCTCGAGTGCTCGCCGGAGGGAGACACCGAGATCGGTGACGACCCGGGAGCTGAGCAGCTCACCCTGTGGAACGTGGAGCCCGCGTGATCTATCGAGCGTCGGGGGAGTCATGGCGATCGAGTCGGGTGCTGTCAGTGCGTCTCCGGGACGACGGCGCTCGTGAACCGGGCAGCGACGTCGTCAGCCCGCCCCGTCCGGGGTTCGAGCGCGTCCGCTGCCTCCCGATAGGCGTTTGCGGCGGCCGAACCGGGCGCGTGTGCGAGGAGGGGTTTCCCGGCACGGCGAGCCCCCCTGACCGCGTCGCTTTCGGGAATCGCCGAAAGCGTGGTGCCGCCGAAGTAGCGTTCGGCCTTCCCGGCGATGTCCCCGAGTTCTCCCCGAACCCTGTTGAAGAGGATCCCCGCCGTCTCCGTTCCGTACGAGCGGGCGTACTCTTGAGCCTTGAGCCCGTCCGACAGCGACGGAACCGTCGGCTGAAGGACGACGACGATCCGGTCGGCAAGCACCAGCGGAAGCACCGCGGATTTCGACCCCAGCGCCGCTGGCGAGTCCAGCAGGAGTACGTCGGTTTCGCCCCCGAGTTCGGCGACGACGTCCCGAAGGCGGGCCGGATCGGCGCGCTCGAACGCCGCGAGGCTCGTCCCGCAGGGCACGACCCGCATCCCGAACCGGTCGTAGGTCGCCTCCCGCACGTCGGTCCCAGTTCCCTCGATCAGCAGGTCGTGGAGCGTCACCTCGACGTCGTCCAGCCCCGCGTGAAACAACAGGTTCGCCATCCCGGTGTCCGCGTCGACGACCGTCACGTCGTAGTCGGCGGCGAGCGCCATCCCGAGCGCGAGAGTGCTCGTGGTCTTTCCGGTCCCCCCTTTCCCGCTCGCGACGGCGATGGCTTCGACCATACTCGCCATCGCTCGTTCCAGGGATTAAAACCACCGTTCTGTGTCTCGAATATATCCGCGTCGGACCCGCTCGATAGCCGATGACACGCTCCGGCCGACTCAACAAGTTTTTACGCGCGCTGCCGATATCGAACTGTATGGCTAAACAGAAGGCCCGATCGGTCGGCAGCGCCGGGCGCTTCGGCGCGCGATACGGGCGCGTCTCCCGCGTTCGCGTTCGCGACATCGAAGACGAGATGCGCTCTGCGACCGTCGACGGCAACGACGTAAAACGGATCGGTACAGGTATCTGGGTCGACGAGGAGACCGGCGAGACGTTCACCGGCGGGGCCTACCGCCCCGAGACGCCCGGCGGAACACAGGTCAAACGTTCGATCCGGGCCGCGCTGTCCAGCGACGAAGACGACGAGGAGTAACGATGGCGTACAAGTGTTCCCGCTGCAAACGGGACGTCGAACTCGACGAATACGGCGGCGTCCGCTGTCCGTATTGTGGTCACCGCGTGCTGTTGAAGGAGCGCGGTGGCGGCATCCAGGAAGTCGACGTCGAGTAACCTCGAACACACCGCCGCAAACCGGGGGATGAACCGCGTGACCGACATTCATTCTGCGACGCTGTCGTTCGTCTACCCCGACGAGGAGGCCGCGAGACTCGTCGCCGACGCCGTGGTGGTCGAACAGGACGAACTCGACGACGATCGGGCCGGCGCAACCGTCGCCCGGACGGATCGAACCGTCGAGGTGACCGTCGACGCGAGCGATCTGGTCGCGTTACGTGCCGGGATCAACAGCTGGGTCCGGCTGGTCGACGTCGCCGAACGCGCAGACGGGGTCGCAAAGGGAGCCGGCGACGCCGACCGGTGAGCGCTGCCCTCGAAATAGTTCAAAGGATTGTCCCGTGTTTCTTGTCGGGGACATCCTTCTCGATATCCGCGTAGAAGTCGAACCGAGCGACGAGTTCGTCCCTGAGCGCCGAGGGCGGCACGATCTCGTCGATGACGACCTCGCTCGCCATTCGATGGACGTCGATATCCCGTCGGTACTCCTCTCTGAGTTCGCGTTCGCGGCGCTCGCGTTCCTCCGGATCGTCGATTTCGTCGAGTTTTCGGGCGTACACCGCGTTGATCGCCGCCTCGGGCCCCATGATGGCTATCTCGCCCGACGGGAGGCCGATCACGCTCTCGGGGTCGTACGCCGGCCCGCCCATCGCGTAGATCCCGGCGCCGTACGCTTTCCGAACGATCACGGTCTGCTGGGGAACCGACGCCGCGGCGGTGGCGTAGATGAACTTCTTGCCCTCTTCGAGGATCCCGTCCTTCTCCACCTGCGAGCCGGCCATGAATCCCGGCGTGTCACACAAATACAGCAGGGGGATCTCGTAGGCGTCGCAGGTCCAGATGAACTCCGCGGCCTTGCTCGCGGAGTCGGGAAAGATCGCCCCCGAGCGCTCGGTGGGCTGATTGGCGACGACGCCGACCGGGCGGCCGTCGATCCGGGCGAGGGCAGTGACGATCTCGCTGCCGTAGTCGGGCCGCAGCTCCAGAACGGATTCGGCGTCGACGATCCGCTCGATCAGGTCGTGGACGTCGTACGGCCGGTTGGGCTCTGCGGGCACCAGTTCGTCTATACCGTCGGGGCTGTACCGGGGCGGCGTCGGCTCCGATCGCGGCGGCTTCTCGCCGGCCTTATCCGGGAGATACGAGATCAGGTTCGCGACCAGTTCCCGGGCGTGCGCCTCGTCGCGGGCGACGAGATCCGCCGAGCCGGAGTGGCGGGCGTGGACCGCCGGGCCGCCCAGTTCCTCCAGGTCGATCTCCTCGCCGGTCACCATCTTCACCATCCGGGGGGAGGCGATCGCCATCGCGGACATCCCCTCGACCATGATCGTGAAGTCGGCGAACACCGGCGTGTAGGCGGCCCCCGCGATACAGGGGCCGTACAGCACGCAGATCTGGGGGACCCGGCCGGACAGCATCGAGTGGTTGTAGTAGTACTTCCCGATCCCCTCGCGGTTGGCGAAGAATCCGGTCTGCTGGTCGATCCGCCCGCCCGAGGAGTCCATCAGATACAGCACGGGTTTGCCGGTCTTGAGCGCCCGCTGTTGCATCCGGAGGAACTTCTCGACCCCGTGGGCCGCCATCGAGCCGGCCTTGACGGTGAAGTCGTTGGCCATGAAGTGGAGGTCCCGCTCCTCGAAGGTGGCTGCGCCGGTTATGAGCCCGTCCGCGGGGAGTCTGTTCCCCTCGTCGTGCTCCTCGACCTCCGGGCTGTTCGGATGCCACGCGTCGAAGTGTGCGAACTTGCCGTCCTCGAATCTGAGGCCGGTCGGCGCCTCGCCGTCACCTCCGTTGTCGGCCTCGGTTACGACCGGTCCGTCCTCCTCGCCGAACCACAGCTCCAGCCGGTCGCGGACGAACAGTTTGCCCTGTTCGGGGAGACGGTCCCGGTACTTCTCGGGCCCCCCTTCGAAGATATCTTCGATCTCCTCGCGCAGGGCGGCCTCCCGCTCCGTCGGACCGAGGTCGTCCTCGAGGGGATACTCCGTTTCCGGCGGGGTCGCCGTGGCCGTCGGCTCCTGTTCGTCACCGACATGGACCTCGATCTCGACGGCGAGATGTTCCGCGAGGGCGGCGGCGATCGCTTCCGCCTCCTCGTCGGTCGCGCCCGCTCCGACGTGCACTTTCATGACGGTCACTCCTTCCGGCGGTCGCAAATTCTTTTCCCTCGACCTTTTTTGGCGGGGGCCTCGCTCGCGCGCGGCAGAGCCGCGCGCTTCGCTCGACCCCCGCCAAAAAAGCTCGACCAAAAAAGCCGATAGCTCGGGCCTCCGGCCCTCGCTATCGGTATGACAACTTCTCTTTTTTACCTTGGCTCATCTCTCACTGGGTTCGCTCGGACTTCTCGCAAAACGTTCGATAACAGCGGTCTCCGCGGGGCAACCCCGCTCTTCGAACGCACACCGTGACAGAGTTGGATCGACGTCCGGACGCACGGGATCCGTCACCAGCGAACACATTCGGAAAGGATCTGGCGTTCGAACTGAACGGCTCCAGTAGAAATCTGGCGTCGGCGCTATCGAGACCGATCTGCCTCAATGAATCTAACATCGGCTTTCTGGCGGATCTCTGGTGGACAAATCTTGTCGTCGCCATTGTCCACCTCATGGATCATCGCTACCAGTTCCTCGGTACCTGCCTCATCAGGACTCTTATCCAGAGGTACCGTTATTCCTCCATAGTGGCCGGGATCGAGGATGTCGGTGTCGCCGTAGATTTCGTGCATGTCCGGACAGCCCGAATCCGACATGTTCCCCATGTCGTGATCGTGTGTTTCATGCACCATGACGAAGCCGCTCTCGGGGAGATGCGCGCTGGCGACGAGCACGCTCGGTTCTTCGACGTCCAGGCGGCGCGTTTGTTTGTTGAACTCGATACGGAATTCGTCCGGATCGTGACTGGCAGTTACTGTTCCGCTACTGAAGCCAGCAAGCGCAATTCCGGTCACGCCGATACCCCGGAGCAATGATCGTCTAGTTTTTGGTTGCATGTCATGCTGGGAAAGGGTTAATTCCTTATAACGGTACCGTCGCCGGATGCTCTATTGACGTCCGAAAACGCGTGAGACTGTGGACCAATTCTGCTGTTTCGCCTCGCTTGGAAGATCCCATTCTTCGAGACAAACTATTATTGTTCACCAGGTAATATCACCGAGTGTTATGAGCTCCGAGACCGAACAGTTCAGCGACGTCGGCGAGGCGGACGTAACACGCGCGATCGGCCAGGAATGGACCGAAGAGTTCATGAACTTCTCTGACAGCGACGTCATCGTCGTCGGGGGTGGTCCCTCCGGGCTGACCGCAGCGAAGGAACTCTCCGAACGCGGCGTGAAAACGATGGTCGTCGAGAAGAACAACTACCTCGGCGGCGGGTTCTGGCTGGGTGGGTTCCTGATGAACAAAGTCACCGTGCGAAGCCCCGCCCAGGAGGTCCTGGATGAACTGGATGTCGACTACAAACGCGCTCGGGACACCGAAGGGCTGTACGTCGCCAACGGGCCCGAAGCGTGCTCTGGACTCATCAAGGCCGCCTGCGACGCGGGAGCGAAGATCCAGAACATGACCGAGTTCACGGACATCGTGATCCGCGAGGACCACCGCGTCGGCGGGATCGTGATGAACTGGACGCCGGTGCACTCACTCCCCCGTGAGATCACCTGCGTCGACCCGATCGCGGTGGAGGGCGACCTCGTGATCGACGCCACCGGACACGACGCCGTCGCGGTCAAGAAACTCCACGAACGGGGCGTCCTGGACGCGCCCGGTATCGACCACGCCAGCACCCACTCGACAGGGATGGACCGGACGGACGCCGACGAGTACGGTGCACCCGGTCACGACTCGCCCGGTCACGATTCGATGTGGGTCGGCAAAAGCGAGGACGCCGTCGTCGAACACACGGGGCTCGCCCACGACGGGCTCGTGGTGACGGGAATGGCCGTGGCCACGACGTACGGCCTGCCACGCATGGGACCGACGTTCGGCGCGATGCTGCTTTCGGGCAAGCGCGCCGCCCAGTCCGCCATCGACGAACTCGGGATCGACGCCGAGCCGGTCGAAATGACCCCCCAGGCGAGCGCCGACTAACCTCCAGGATCGTCGGTATGGTCGACGACGTCTTCCTGTACCGTGCACCGACGACGGTTGCAGATGCCGAGGAGATCGCCGACTGGCTGCGGGATCGGTTCGTCGCCGACGTCGAGGTCCGCGAGCACTTCCTCGACCGGTATCGCGACGCCGATCTGGCTCGCGATTTCGCCGGCGCTCGCGTGCTGTCGCCGTACGACCGCGACACTGGCAACGAGATGCTCGGCGTCGTCCGCTACGAAAAGCGGGCCCTCGACGATCCGGACCGGGCGGGCGGCGTGCTCTACGACGGGTTCGCCGTCCGGAGGTTCCTCGAACGCCGCCTGCCCGAAGCGGAACGATCGCTCGATCGACTCCACGTCGCCCTGCTCGATCGGGCTCTCGGGACCTGGGACGAGGACGGCCGCTGGCACAAACGCGTAACCGTTCTGGGCCCGCTGACGCTGATTTCCGTCCCGGGTCTCTACGAAGCGCCGGCCAAACCGGAGTCCTACTACCGGGCGAAACAGACCCACGCACTCCTTTCGGGAGACGCGCCACCCCGAGAAGTGCTGGAAACCGAAATCGACGGCGAGTTCCTCGTCGAGGACGACCCCCGGACGACTGACGCTTTAAAAGGATACGTGCTACAGGCGATACACCTGCTGGAAACCGGCGAGGCGTTCTGCGAGGAGCCACAGTGCCAGCTCTACAACGCCCATCATCAGGAAGAACTGGTCGACGCACAGCTACGCGATCCGGAGTTCTGTACCGACCACGAGGAGCTGTACGGCCGACGTTCGACCACGGTTCAGACAAAATAACGAGGACCCCCACCGCGAGCGACCGCAGGGAGCGAGCGGGCCAAGAGCCGACCAACGGGAGGCTCGCAGCGCTTTTGGTCGAGCTTTTGCCAGGGAGCGACCGAAGGGAGCGACCGCAGCAAAAGGTCGTTGTTAGAACCGATCCCGGCGCCCGCTGGCGGTCCAGGGATCCGTCGGCGTCCCCTCCCGGAGTCGGAAATCGCGCGCGCCGCGGGTGCCGAGACCCTCGATGCGACCCGCGAACGCCCATCGCTTGTCGTCCCAGGTCGGCTCCGAGTCGGCGGCGGCTGCCGCGGCGGCCGCCCGATCCCGGAGATGGGCGCCGATCGCCGCGGCGATCGCCGCCGCCTCCTCGTCGGACGCGTCCTCGGGAATGTGGAGTTGCATCGTCGATGCTTAAATCGGGATGTTGCCGTGTTTCTTTTCGGGGAGGCTCTTCCGCTTTGAGAGCAGCATCTCCAGGTCGTCGATGAGCCGTTTGCGCGTGTCCGGCGGCTCGATTACGTCGTCGACGAACCCCCGATCCGCAGCCGTATAGGGATTGGCGAACTCTTCGCGGTACTCGTCGATGAGCTCCTGCCGACGGGCCTCGGTGTCGCTTGCGGCCTCGAGCTCCTCGTCGTAGAGGATGTTGACAGCCCCCTTCGGCCCCATGACCGCGATCTCGGCGGTGGGCCACGCGTAGTTGACGTCGCCACCGATGTGTTTCGAAGACATCACGCAGTAGGCGCCGCCGTACGCCTTCCGAGTGATGACGGTCAACAGCGGCACCGTCGCCTCCGAGAAGGCGTACAGCAACTTCGCGCCGTGGCGGATGATCCCGTTGTGCTCCTGGTCGGTGCCGGGCATGAAGCCGGGGACGTCCTCGAAGGTGAGGATCGGGATGTTGAACGCGTCACAAAAGCGGACGAACCGCGCGCCCTTCTGTGAGGCCTCGATGTCGAGCGTGCCGGCGTTGACCCGGGGCTGGTTGGCGACGACGCCGACGCTGTAGCCGTCGAGGCGGACGAACCCGACGACGATGTTCTGTGCGAAGTTCTCGTGCACCTCGAAGAACGACCCCTCGTCGACGACCGCCTCGATCACCTCGACCATGTCGTACGGCTTCCGGGGTTCGTTGGGCACCAGCTCCGAAAGCTCATCGGGGGTGCGTTCGGGATCGTCCCACGGCTCCACGCGGGGCGGGTCCTCGACGTTGTTCGCCGGGAGGTACGACAGCAGCCGGGCGATGTCGTCGAGCGCACCCTCCTCCGAGTCGGCCGCAAAGTGGGCGACACCCGACGTCGAGGAGTGAGTGACCGCGCCGCCGAGCTCCTCGAAAGAGACCTGCTCGCCGGTCACCGTCTCGATCACGTCGGGGCCGGTGATGAACATGTGGCTGGTGTCTTTCACCATGAACGTGAAGTCCGTGATCGCCGGGGAGTACACCGCCCCGCCGGCACACGGCCCCATAATTGCCGAGATCTGGGGGACGACCCCCGACGCCTCGGTGTTGCGCCGGAAGATTTCGGCGTAGCCCGCAAGCGAGGCGACGCCCTCCTGAATACGCGCGCCGGCGGAGTCGTTGAGCCCGACCACCGGCGCACCCACGTCCATCGCCTTGTCCATCACCTTGCAGACCTTCTCGGCGAACACTTCGCCCAGGGAACCGCCGAAGACGGTGAAGTCGTGGGCGAACACGAACACCGTCCGCCCGTTCACCTCGCCGTAGCCGGTGACGACGCCGTCGCCCGGGATCTGCTTTTCCTCCATCCCGAACTTGTGGGTCCGGTGAGTCCGGAACTGGTCGAACTCGTGGAACGTCCCGTCGTCGAGGAAGTAATCGATCCGCTCCCTGGCGGTCATCTTCCCCCGCTCGTGCTGGGCCTCGATCCGCGCTTCGCCGCCGCCTTTCTCCGCGTTTTCGCGTCGGCGACGGAGCTCCTCGATACGGTCGTCGGTCGTCATCCGGGATCACTCCGCCTCATTGCCCCAACGGTCTGTGAGGCGGGGGATAAGAATTCCGGGACCGAACGAACGGACGGGCCGACGAGCGATCCGGGCCAGCGCCGAGAGCCCACAAGCTATTCATCCCCTGCTGGCGACCGATCGGACATGATCGACGAGACGGTCGCCGAGATCGAGGAGATGCGCACGCACAGCTCCTCGACGGTCGCGATCAAAGCGACCCGGGCGTTCGAGGAGCTGCTCGATCGGGAGTACACGTCGCGAACCGCCTTCGAACGAGATCTCGAACAGAACGCCGGGGTGCTCCGCCGGGCGAACCCCTCACACGCCACCCTCCATAACGCCGTCCGAGAGCTCGAGGATGCAGTCGTCGGGAACGCCGACGACGTGGCGTCGGCGAAGGAACTGCTCCGGGAGACCATCGACCGCGTGATCGACGACGTCGAATCCGGGAAAGGAACCGCCGCCGAAAACGCTGCGGAAACGTTCGTGGACGGCGAGACGATCCTCACACACGACTTCTCGACGACCGTCCTGGCAGCAGTCGAAGACGCGGCAACGTCGGGGTGCAACCTCGCTGTTTACGTCACGGAAGCACGCCCCAGGTATCTCGGCCGGAAAACGGCCCGAACGCTCGCCGGAATCGACCGCGTGGAGCCGACGCTCACGGTCGATTCGGCAATGGGACACGCCCTCCGGAACTGCGACCGCGTGGTGCTGGGCATGACCTGCATCGTCGAGGAAACCTACTACAATCGCGTGGGAACGTTCCCGATCGCGGCGACCGCACGCCGGCTCGACGTTCCGGTAGTCGTCGTCGGCTCCGGCGCCAAGGTGGTCGGCGAGGAATTCGTCTTCGAAAACGAGTTCCGGTCCGGAAGCGAGGTGATGCTCGAACCCGTCGAGGGCGTGACGATCGAAAACCCAACCTACGACGCCATTCCGCTGTCACTCGTCGATCGAGTGATCACCGACGAAGGGAGCTTCGAACCCTCCGACCTGTAGGTCGACGGCCGGATCCTCCCGTGAACATCCATGTCGAACAAGGAAGAACAATGACCTTATATTCCCTAATGTGTGGGTTAGTGCCCCTATCCCATTTATGAGAGACCCTTTATACGACGGTTCCGGAAACCGGGTATGACCGAGCCACGTAGTGACACACCCGACTCGCGGGCGGGGCTCGCCGCGCCCGACGACGACCGGTCGAACTGCGGCGTCGGCGTGATCGTCGACCTCGACGGCGACGTCGACCACGACAACGTCTCCGACGCGCTGGAACTGCTCGCGAACCTCGAACACCGCGGAACCACCGGAGCGGAGCCGAACACCGGCGACGGCGCCGGGATCATGCTCCAGCGGCCGGACCGGTTTTTCAGGGCGAAGGTGAACGCCGACCTGCCCGACGAGTACGCCGTCGGCAGCTTTTTCATGCCGCAGGATCCGACGGTGCGCCGGCAGCTCCAGGAACTCGTCGAGGACGCGCTGTCGGAGCACGACCTCGAGGTGCTCACCTGGCGGGACGTACCGACCGACAGTGCGGAGCTGGGCGCCACAGCCCGCGATCAGGAGCCGGACGTCTGGCAGGCGTTCTGTGCGCCGGAAGACGACGATCTCGGGATCAGCGCCTTCGACCGATCGCTGTACGTGGCCCGGAATGCGATCGAATCGCGAGCGATCGACGTCGACGGCGCCGAACGGTTCCACGTGCCGTCGCTCGATCGCCGGCGGGTGATTTATAAGGGATTGCTGAAAGGGACGCAGCTTTCGAGCTACTACCCCGATCTGACGGACGAACGCGTCGAAAGCGGCGTCGTCCTCGTCCACGCGCGGTTCTCGACGAACACGCTCGGGGCGTGGCATCTCGCGCACCCGTACCGGACGATCATTCACAACGGCGAGTTCAACACCATCCAGGGGAACATAAACTGGATGCGGGCGCGGGAGACCGACCTGTCCCATCCGGAACTGGACGAGCACCTCGACACGATCCGGCCGGTCATCGACGACCCCGAACAGTCCGACACCGCCTCGGTCGACAACGCACTGGAGCTGCTGTTGCAGGGCGGCCGCGAACTCCCGCACGCGTTGCGGATGCTGGTCCCCGAGGCGTTCCGCGGCGACTCACTGATGGACGAGGACCGCAAGGACTGGTACGACTTCCACGCCTCGCTGGTGGAGCCGTGGGACGGGCCGGCGCTGGTGGTCGGATTCGACGGCGAGCGGGTGGCGGGCGTACTCGACCGCAACGGCCTCCGGCCCTGCCGGTACGACGTCACGACCGACAACCGGCTCGTGATGGCCAGCGAGGCCGGCGCCCTCGAGACGGATCCTGCCGAGATCGAAACCCGTGGACGGCTCCAGCCCGGCCAGCTGTTCGTCGCCGATCCCGACGAGGGTCGGGTGATCCCCGACGACGAGGTGTTCGAGGAGCTCGTCGACGAGAAGTACGGCGAGTGGGTAGACGAAGAACAGCGGGCCCTCGAAGAGGTTGTCGCCGGGATCGAAACGGAGACGGACGACGACGCCCCCATCGAATCGCTTCGCGCCCACCAGACGGCGTTCGGCTACACCACCGACCAGCTCGATCACCTGCTCGAGCCGATGGCCCGCGACGGAAAGGATCCGGTCGGGTCGATGGGGGACGACACCCCGCTTTCGGTGTTGTCGGAGTTCGACCGGCCGCTTTTCACCTACTTCAAGCAGCTGTTCGCGCAGGTGTCGAACCCGCCGATCGACTACATCAGAGAGGAGCTCGTCACCTCCCTGGAGTCGCGGCTCGGCCACCAGCGGAACCTCCTTGCAGAGTCACGGGACCACGCCCGGCAGCTCGTCTGCGAGACGCCGGTGCTCACCGACGCCGAAACCGCGGCGATAAAGCGGCTCGGCGAGGGGGACGACGACCGGTTCGAGTCGGCTGTGATCGACGTCACGTTCGGCCCGGAGGAGGCCCTCGAGGACGCGATCGAACGGATCCGGGCGGACGCACGCGAGGCGATCGAGGCCGGCGCCGACCTGCTGGTGCTGTCCGACCGGGAGGTCGGTCCCGAGCGGCTCCCGATCCCGAGCCTGCTGGCAACGGGTGCGATCCATCACGACCTCGTCCGTGAAGGGCTCCGCAACCACGCCGGGCTGGTCGTCGAGTCCGGGGATCCACGCGAGGTTCACCACCTCGCGACGCTGGTCGGCTACGGCGCCGGCGCTGTCAACCCCTACCTCGCGTACCGCTCGATCGAGGATCTCGTCGCGGGCCCCGACGGTGCCGACACAACGGAGGCGGTCGCCGCCTACCGGACGGCGCTGGAGGACGGCCTGCTGAAGACCATGGCCAAGATGGGGATATCGACGGTCGAATCCTACCAGGGGGCCCAGATCTTCGAGGC
The Halalkaliarchaeum desulfuricum DNA segment above includes these coding regions:
- a CDS encoding translation initiation factor eIF-2B, producing MIDETVAEIEEMRTHSSSTVAIKATRAFEELLDREYTSRTAFERDLEQNAGVLRRANPSHATLHNAVRELEDAVVGNADDVASAKELLRETIDRVIDDVESGKGTAAENAAETFVDGETILTHDFSTTVLAAVEDAATSGCNLAVYVTEARPRYLGRKTARTLAGIDRVEPTLTVDSAMGHALRNCDRVVLGMTCIVEETYYNRVGTFPIAATARRLDVPVVVVGSGAKVVGEEFVFENEFRSGSEVMLEPVEGVTIENPTYDAIPLSLVDRVITDEGSFEPSDL